A window of Bacteroidales bacterium genomic DNA:
TCAGTCTCACAATACATCTGATTACTGTTCTTATTATGTCTGCTTTTGTTCCCAGAGGATTTCAGTTTGTGTTTTTGCAGATTATTGTAGGTATTGTTGCTGTTGTGGGAGTAAAAAATTTACATAAACGCGGACAGGTGTTTATCACATCTCTATTAATATTTTTGAGTTATGTCTTGGTATATTTTATACTTCTTCTTGTTATGGACGGTGGCTTGGCGAAGTTCAGTATTTTTACGGTATTTTTATTTGCTATTAGCTCGATATTAACACTATTTTCTTTCCCGCTTATCTATTTCTTTGAAAAGCTATTTTCTCAATTGACCAATATCAGTCTGCTTGAATTATCAGATATGAACTCTTCACTTTTACGTGATTTGGCACGTAAGGCTCCGGGAACTTTTCAACATTGTATTCAAGTTGGGAATATGTCTGAGGCAGTTATTCAAGAAATAGGAGGGAATCCATTGCTTGTTAGGGCTGGTGCACTTTACCATGATATTGGAAAAACTTATAATCCGCGTTATTTTATAGAGAATCAAATTACTGGGCTTAATCCTCATGATGAACTAAGTTATGAAGAAAGTGTTAGTTTAATAAAAGGGCATGTCGCATTAGGAATTCAACTAGCTAAAAAGCATAATATTCCGGATCCCATTATTGATTTTATTCGAACGCATCATGGGAACAGACGTGTGGAGTATTTCTATCGGAATGCTGTAAAAGATCTTGGTGAAAAAGCTGTTTACGAGGAAGACTACACCTATAATGGACCTATTCCTTTTTCTCGCGAAACTGCTGTTCTGATGATGGCTGATTCAGTTGAGGCTGCTTCTAGAAGCATCACAAGACCAGATGAAGATAATATTGGTCAGTTAGTAGATACAATTATAGATGAGCAAATTAAGGCTAATCAGTTTATTAATTCTGATATTACCTTTAGGGATATTAGTACTACCAAGAAGATTTTTAAACGGTTTCTATTAAATATTTATCATATCAGAATTGAATATCCGAAATAGAGGAAAGCTATTTGTTTTTTTATTTACTAAATTAGTCCCTTGTTAATGTATCGTATTTATACACGAAGTCTTAGTACTAAATTGGTAACTACAGCTGTTCAATTTTTTTTAGCTAATGCTAAGTAATCAAATCAAATAATATAATCTTAAGTTATGGCAACAATAAATAATAATCAAGCTTATAAGAATGGCTATATTAACGTTTCAGATAATCACTCCCTATATTTTGAACTATATGGAAATCCAAATGGAATTCCAGTATTGTTTTTGCACGGGGGACCCGGTGCAGGATTCTCAGATAAAGACAAACAATTTTTTAATAAAAAAAGATATAATGTCATTTTCTTTGATCAACGGGGATCATCCAGAAGCAAACCATTTGGTTCTATTGAGAACAACACCACACTAGACCTTATTGGTGATATCAATAAAGTACTTGATGATTTAGGTTTTAAAAGCGTATATGTTTTTGGTGGTTCTTGGGGAAGCACTCTTGCTTTGGTGTATGCCATTCATTCTCCGGCACGTGTTAAAGGTTTAGTTTTGCGGGGTATTTGGCTAGCCAATAAATATGGACTTGACCATTATATAAATGGTGGAATAAAACACTTCTTTCCAGATGTTTGGGAAAGGTTCGCAAAATTGGTACCCGAAGGAGAAAACCCTGTCAATTACTATTTAGATAAAATGTTATCTAATGATAAAGAGATTAGCAATAAGTATGCTTATGAATGGGCTTATTATGAAATGTCGTTTTATACAATAAATAAAATATCAGACCCGGATGAATCATTAAAAACCTTTTCATTTAAATCAATGGCGATACTTGAAGCTTATTATATTAAAAATAATTGCTTTCTATCGGAAGATTTTATTATTAATAATATT
This region includes:
- a CDS encoding HDIG domain-containing protein; this encodes MTVTVIVISLPKTVRFNYQYVQGLPWAYGELIAPFDFAILKTNEELTKEKNQVLEQLIPFYSYSRDITDSMQLILKNNFEDKWTVKYQNSEQLLKERTFGVVQQLFKNVSSKGILSSKEIVPDKQYINILTGNNANRVSLKKVYTLQTAQLYYQSEIENRDTIDKSLALDVLQNSLFINLSYNHETTVNEEKRLLSQLSLTRGLVQKGERILSKGELVSAAKFQILFSLENEFNKQFGGSKKFKNILFGQSLLVLFSIGLLIVFIWYFSPEILTDSRKVMLILSSILIVVIPLSILIQTANEYVLLFPLALLPLVLRSFFEEKLSLTIHLITVLIMSAFVPRGFQFVFLQIIVGIVAVVGVKNLHKRGQVFITSLLIFLSYVLVYFILLLVMDGGLAKFSIFTVFLFAISSILTLFSFPLIYFFEKLFSQLTNISLLELSDMNSSLLRDLARKAPGTFQHCIQVGNMSEAVIQEIGGNPLLVRAGALYHDIGKTYNPRYFIENQITGLNPHDELSYEESVSLIKGHVALGIQLAKKHNIPDPIIDFIRTHHGNRRVEYFYRNAVKDLGEKAVYEEDYTYNGPIPFSRETAVLMMADSVEAASRSITRPDEDNIGQLVDTIIDEQIKANQFINSDITFRDISTTKKIFKRFLLNIYHIRIEYPK
- the pip gene encoding prolyl aminopeptidase → MATINNNQAYKNGYINVSDNHSLYFELYGNPNGIPVLFLHGGPGAGFSDKDKQFFNKKRYNVIFFDQRGSSRSKPFGSIENNTTLDLIGDINKVLDDLGFKSVYVFGGSWGSTLALVYAIHSPARVKGLVLRGIWLANKYGLDHYINGGIKHFFPDVWERFAKLVPEGENPVNYYLDKMLSNDKEISNKYAYEWAYYEMSFYTINKISDPDESLKTFSFKSMAILEAYYIKNNCFLSEDFIINNINKITNIQTSIVQGRYDFICPPTQAFRLHSKLKNSTLNITNAGHSSSDLENKKTLISELRRITTARK